From the genome of Pseudarthrobacter sp. NIBRBAC000502772:
AGGTGACGGCCTGTTCCTTCAGTTGCTGGAGTCGCAACTGCCTGCGCGTGGGAGGGCCTCCTGCGGAAAGCTGGCCCTCTTTCTCCTCGAGTTCCTTGATGGCACGCAGCGCCGCGCGGTCGCGGGCCCGGATCTGCGAGGACCGCTGCGCGGGGGTCTGCTCGGGGACGGAATCCACCGGGGCGTCAGCCGCGCGCCGTTGTTTTGAGGCAGGCGAAACCTGGCCCGGGCCGTTGGACCCGGGAGCCGTGTTCTCATCTCTGGCCTGCCGCAGTTCGCGGCGGCTGCGGACGGGGGGCTTTTCCTGACTCATTGCGGACTCATTCAGTACTGGCTGGCTCGTCTGTTTCGGTAGTTCGGACGTCCTCGGGATCTGGTCCCTCGGCGTACAGACCATATTTGGCGATGTATTGGACCACTCCGTCCGGCACGAGGTACCAGACGGGGTTGTTCCCGGCTACACGGACACGGCAGTCCGTGGACGAGATGGCCATGGCGGGCACCTCGAGGAGGCTGACGTCCTTGCGGCCCATGCCGTCAAGCACATGTCCCGGCCGCGTCACACCGACAAAATGGGCCAGTGACCACAGCTCGTCGATGTCCTTCCAGGAAAGAATCTGCGCCAGTGCATCCGCACCGGTGATGAAGAACAGATCCGCATCCGGACGTTGGGTCCGGAGATCCCGCAAAGTATCAATGGTATACGTGCGACCGGGCCGGTCAATATCCACCCTGCTGACGGTGAAGCGGGGGTTTGATGCCGTGGCGATCACCGTCATGAGGTAGCGGTGCTCAGGCTCGCTGACCTGCTTGTGCGACTTTTGCCACGGCTGCCCGGTGGGGACAAAGACCACTTCATCCAGGCCGAACTTGGCGGCCACTTCGCTGGCTGCAACAAGGTGGCCGTGGTGGATGGGATCAAACGTCCCGCCCATCACGCCCAGCCGCAGCCGCCTTTGCGCACCGTCACGGTGCAGAACACGGGAAATTTCAGTGGCCTTGGCCGTGGTCGTGCTTGTTGGGGTGCTGGCGGTGCGGATCGGCGTGCTCATCCGTTACGGTGTGCCGGTTGCCCAGGTTCGAGTAGGAGAGCGTAACGAACATCATCACCAGCAGGATGGCGAAAATGGATACGCCGAACACCCACGGCTCAGCCCAGATCGGAGCGGGTGCGTGTTCTCCGCCTTCGGCAACGGTCATGGCGATCTGCTGGAGCAGCATTTTCTCCCCTAAGGTTCAAGGATGTGGCAGCGGATTGTCCCGCCGTTCCGGACTTCTGTCTATATTACCGCGTTGCTACCCGCGGACCTGGCCCTCGCCCTGCACGATCCACTTAGTGGTGGTGAGCTCAGTCAGTCCCATCGGGCCGCGGGCGTGCAGCTTCTGCGTGGAGATGCCAACCTCGGCACCGAGGCCCAGCTCGCCGCCGTCGGTAAACCGCGTGGACGCGTTGACGATGACCGCCGCCGAATCAATCTCGGCGATAAACCGTTCCGCGTTGGCGAGGTTGTTGGTCAGAATGGCCTCAGTGTGGCCGGTGGTCCAGGTCCGGATGTGCTCGACGGCGTCATCCAGGCTGTCCACCATTGCTACGGCGAGGTCCAAGTCCATGTACTCGGTTCCCCAATCCTCATCCGTTGCCGGCACGGACTCAACAGAAGAAGGCAGCGCCGCACGGATGCGCTCGTCGGCGTGGAGGGTGACCCCGGCGCCGCGCAGCGCGGCGGCGACGGCGGGCAGCACGGTGGACCGCGAATGGACCAGCAGGGTCTCCACGGTGTTGCAGACACTGGGCCGCTGGGTCTTGGAGTTCAGCAGGATCTCCACCGCCATGTCCTCGCTGGCGGATTCGTCGATGAAGATATGCACATTGCCCTCGCCGGTCTCGATGACCGGCACGGCGGCGTTCAGCACCACGGACTGAATCAGATCCCGGCCGCCGCGCGGAATCAGGACATCAACACGGCCGCGGGCCCGCATCAGCGCATTCGCACCTTCACGGCCGTACTGGTCCACAGTCTGAACGGCATCCGGAGGCAGCCCGACGGAGTCCAGCGCTTCGCGGAGGATCTGGACCAGTGCCTCGTTGGTGAACGCGGCAGCAGTACCGCCGCGGAGGATAACGGCGTTCCCGCTCTTAAGGCCAAGACCGGCAATGTCTACCGTCACATTGGGACGGGCCTCGTAAATTGCGGCCACGACTCCCATAGGCACGTTGATCTGGCGCAGGCGCAGCCCATTGGGGAGGGTCTGGCCACGGACCACGTTTCCGACCGGATCCGGCAGGCTGGCCAGGTTCTCCAGGGCAGCCACGAGTCCGTCGATCCGGCTTTCGGTCAGGGTGAGGCGGTCCAACAGGGCCGCCGACGTGCCGTTGGCTTTGCCGGCCGCGACATCCTTGGCGTTGGCCGCCAGGATGAAGTCCTTCCGCGTCAGCAATGCGGCACCGATGGCCCGGAGGGCACTGTCTTTCCGGGCGCGGGTGGCCCCGGCCATCTGGCGGGCTGCCTGCCGTGAGCGGTCAGCGATGGCGTGGACGGCTGCCTCAACCTCCGCCGGAGTGGGGGTACTCCCCTGTTCCGGCCCCGAAGGAACCGCATTTGAATCGTTGGAATTGCCAGGGGCTTGGGAAATCAGTGCCTCAGTCATCCTTCAAGTCTAGGCGAGCGGACCGCTCAGACCAGAACCAGGTCGTCGATATGGACAACCTCACGGTCAAATCCGCGGCCCAGGGACTCGCCCAGTTCCTGTGTGGAGCGGCCCAGCATCTGGGGAAGCTCTTCGGAAGAGTAATTAACCAAACCGCGCGCGATGACGGTACCGTCGCCGGCCACCATCTCGACGGCGTCGCCGGCTTCAAAGGTGCCGTCCACCGACGAAATTCCGGCGGGGAGCAGCGAATAGCGATTGTCCCGCACAGCATGCACGGCGCCGTCGTCAAGAAAGAGCCGGCCCTGGACATGCGCCAGGTGGGCGAGCCACATCATCCGCACAGACTTCCGGCCGCTGTTGACGGTGAACCAGGTCCCTACGTCCTCACCGGACAGTGCGGCTGCTGCGTTGGCGGTGGAGGTGACCAGCGCCGGTATGCCGGAATCGGCGGCCATGATGGCAGCCTCGACTTTAGTCTGCATGCCGCCGGTGCCTACGCCTGCCTTGCCCGGCTTCCCGATGGTCACTGCCTCAAGATCTTCGGGGCCGTCCACCTGGGAGATGCGCTTGGCGCCCTTGGCGGGCGGGCCGTCGTATATCGAGTCGACGTCGGACAGCAGCAACAGGGCGTCGGCGCGGACCAGATGGGCCACGAGCGCCGAGAGCCTGTCGTTGTCGCCGAAACGGATCTTGTGCGTAGCGACGGTGTCGTTTTCGTTGACCACCGGCACCACGCCGAGGTTGAGGAGGCGGTTCAATGCACGGAAAGCGTTGGCGTGGTGGCTGCGACGCATGAGGTCATCTGCGGTCAGCAGCACCTGGCTGACGGTGACTCCATGGGCGCCGAACGCGTGCGTGTAGCGCGCCATGAGCAGGCCCTGGCCCACGCTGGCGGCGGCCTGCTGGGTCGCGAGGTCACGCGGGCGCTTCACCAGCCCGAGGGGCGCAAGGCCTGCGGAAATGGCTCCCGAGGAAACCAGGATAATTTCCGTGCCGGCGTTATGTTTGGCGGCCAAGACATCTGAGAGGGCGGTCAGGGACTCTTCCGAGATGCCGCCCTTGATGCTGGTCAGCGACGACGACCCTACTTTGACAACGATCCGGCGGGCCCGGGCGAGCACACTGCGGTCGTCTTTGGGTTCCTCGATAATTACTGCGGAATTTTCGGTCATTTCAGCGGCCTCACTCGTCATCTTCAACGCCCAGTCCACTCTCAGTGACCGGCTTGGCAGCGCGGCGGCCGCTGACCGATTCGGTCCAGATCCCGGCCTTGCGCTCGGCCTCGAGCTCGGCGCGGGCGGCAGCCTTGGCATCCTTGCGTTCCTGCTGCTCGTCACGCTTCTGGCCACGTGTGGGGCGGTCGCCGACGTCCGCGAAACGGATATCCGTGCCACGCGGTGATGCGAGCATTTCGGCTCCGGCGCTCATGGTGGGCTCCCAGTCGAAGACAACGCCGTCATCTTCGCCAATCACGACTGCGTCGCCCGGCTTGGCGCCCTGCTTGAACAGTTCGTTTTCGACGCCGAGCTTGGCCAGGCGGTCAGCGAGGTAGCCGATGGCTTCCTCGTTGGTGAAGTCGGTCTGCTTGACCCAGCGGATAGGCTTATCGCCCAGGACGCGGAAGAGCGGCTCGAGGTTCTTTTCCTCGCGGCGGATCTTGAAGCCGGCTTCGTTGACGGCGCGGGGCCGCAGGATGGGCGGCTGGACCTTGGGCGGGGCGGCCGCGAGGGCGGCACGGGCGGCCTGCACGATTTCCGCCATGGCGAAGCCCAGCTGGCGGAGACCCTCGTGACTGGTGGCCGAGATCTCGAAGACCCGGTAGCCGCGTGATTCGAGTTCCGGGCGTACAAATTCAGCCATGTCCTTGCCGTCCGGAAGGTCCACCTTGTTCAAGGCGACCAGGCGCGGACGGTGGTTCAGCGGAACCACTTCGCCGTCGGCACCCGCGAAGCTCATGTCTACGGAGTACTTTTCCAGCTCGGCCTCGATGATGGCCAGGTCTGCCAACGGGTCACGGTCCGATTCCAGCGTGCCGCAGTCCAGTACATGCACCAGGGCGGCGCAACGCTCCACGTGGCGCAGGAAGTGGTGGCCAAGGCCCTTACCTTCGCTGGCACCCTCGATAAGGCCCGGAACGTCTGCAATGGTGAAGCGGACGTCGCCGGACTGGACAACACCCAGGTTCGGGATCAGCGTGGTGAAGGGGTAGTCGGCGATCTTGGGCCGCGCAGCGGACATGGCCGCGATCAGGCTGGATTTGCCGGCAGAGGGGAAACCCACCAGCGCGATATCCGCGATGGACTTCAGTTCCAGCACAATGTCACGGGCGTCACCCTCGATGCCCAGCAGGGCGAAGCCCGGGGCACGGCGCTTCTGCGAGGACAGCGAAGCGTTACCCAGGCCGCCCTGGCCGCCGGCGGCCGCCACGTATTCTGCTCCTTCGCCGACCAGGTCCGCCAGGACGGTGCCGTCCTTGGATTTGACCACGGTGCCGTCGGGCACGGGCAGGATGAGGGTCTCGCCATTCTTGCCGCCGCGCCAGTCGCCCATCCCGGACCCGCCGTTGGTGGCGTGGCGGTGCGGGGAGTGGTGGTAGTCGAGCAAGGTAGTGGTCTGGTGGTCAACGCGCAGGATGACGTTGCCGCCGTCGCCGCCGTTACCGCCGTCGGGTCCGCCCAGTGGGATGAACTTCTCCCGGTGGACGGAGACACAGCCGTGGCCGCCGGTACCGCCGGATACGTGCAGTACTACCCGGTCTACAAAGCTCGCCACGTGGATCTCCTCAGTGCTGTTTCCTGGACGCCCAAGGGCGCCAAGACGATTGTAATGCGGTTAAAAGAATAGTGGAGCGGACCAAATGGCCCGCTCCACCGTTTCAGAACTATTTGTTACTCTGCAGCTGCAGCAGCAACGATGTTGACTACGCGGCGACCGCGGCGGGTGCCGAACTGGACGGCTCCCGGGGCCAGTGCGAACAGTGTGTCGTCGCCGCCACGTCCAACGCCGGCGCCCGGGTGGAAGTGGGTGCCACGCTGGCGAACGATGATCTCGCCTGCGGAAACTACCTGGCCGCCGAAGCGCTTGACGCCGAGGTACTGGGCGTTGGAGTCACGACCGTTGCGAGTGGAACTCGCGCCTTTTTTATGTGCCATTTGAAATGCCTGCCTTTAAATTCTGGGGAATCTGCTGAAGAACCTGAACAGTAACGAAGAGTTACTTGATACCCGTGATCTTGACCTTGGTCAATTCCTGACGGTGACCCTGGCGCTTCTTGTAACCGGTCTTGTTCTTGAACTTCTGGATGACGATCTTCGGACCACGGAGGTCTTCGAGGATCTCAGCCGTAACCGTTACCTTGGCCAGGTCCGCAGCAGCAGAGGTGACTTTGTCACCGTCTACCAGGAGCAGTGCGGGCAACTCAAAGGTGCTGCCGGCTCCACCGGGGACGCGGTTCAGGGTAACGAAGTCTCCAACGGAAACCTTCTCTTGGCGGCCGCCTGCGCGGACAATCGCGTACACCACTTGGGAACTCACTTCTCTCGACGTTTATTACTAAATTTGCGTGCTGAACCCTGTTCCATAATTGGCTGGGTTCTCGCTGTGCCTCAACGCCGTGGGGTCGTAACCCAAGTGTTGGCGTAAGCACCGAAGATCTAGAATACGCTAATTTTGCCTTCGGCCGCAAATGAGGCTGGTTACGGCAGGTTGTCTGTGATAGGACCCACAAGCAGGTACTGCACTGACAATCCAAAACCGTGCCTGACTATCGTACAGGCCGCACGGGCCCCAGCCGGTCAGGAATGAATTCGCGGCGCGTCGAAGAAATCCACCTCGAACCGGCACGACTGCCTGAAAGCCACCAGCATCGCCGCCCGTTCACCCGTGGAAGCACTCCGGCCGGCGTCGTCAGCCAAGGCGATGGCGTCACGCGTGGCCTGGGCGAAATCCTCGTCAGCATAGGCCCGCAGCCAGTCGGCATAAGGATGTGCTGCCGGTGCACCCGCAGCCAGGAACTCCGCGTGCAGAGTCTGTCCCACTTCGGCATACAGCCAGAAGCACGGCAGTACCGCCGCCACGAGGACCGCGTAGCTGCCGGAGGCAGAGGCCGCCAGCAGGTGGTCCACGTAGGACTTGGTGACAGGTCCGAGGACGGAGTCCACTGTCCTGGTGCTTAGCCACGTGCGGTGCAGTTCGGACTCGACCTCAAGGCATTGCTGGGCCGACTTTGCCCAGAACAACTGGGCGGCTTCCGTGGGCGCCAGCGCACTGGCCCGGGCAAGAACCCGCGAATAGCCGTTGAGGTAGATGGCGTCCTGGGCGAGGTAATAGGCGAACTGTTCCTCAGCCAATGTGCCGGCCGCCAGGTCGCGGATGAAATCCAGCCCGTAGATGGCTGCAAGATCCGGCTCCGACGCCCGCCGCAGCGTCTCTGCGAATTCGCCGGCTGCCGGAACCTGTTGCATGTGGTGGAAGTGGTTGATGGGGCCGTTGCCCGCGCCCACCTCAAGTTGGTCAGCGGCCTGCAGCGCGCCCACCAGCCAGGGCTTCACTTTCCGCAATGAGGCTTCCCAATCCCCCAGCCGCGCCTGAGCCGTGGCCATGGCCGCTGACAGCGAGCAGCCGGTGCCATGGCTGTTGCGCGTGGGGATCCTGTCCCCGCTCACTTCCACCACCTCCCGGGCGAGCAGCCCGGCAGCGTTGACCAGGGCATCCGGGCACGCACCGCCGTCGAGATGGCCGCCCTTGACCAGGACGGTGGCACCGGTCGCGGCGGACAACCGCTGCCCCTGCCCGAGCGCGTCGTGCCATTGCCTCGCCTGCGGCTCCCCCACCAGGATGGCCAGTTCCGCCAGGTTGGGGGTGATCAGGTCCGCGAGCGGGAGCATCTCCCGCAGGGCCGCCTCGGCAGACTCCTGCAGCAGCCGGTCGCCGCTCGTGGCCACCATCACCGGATCAAGAACGACGACGGCGGGACGCACCTTTTCCAGCCAGTCGCGGACCACGCCTATCACCGCAGCGTCGCCCAGCATGCCGATCTTGACCGCGTCGATGGTGATGTCATCGCTGATGGCATCGAGCTGCTGGCCCAGGAAGGACGCCGGCGGGACGTGAACCGCCTGGACCCCCTGGGTGTTTTGGACCGTCAGCGCGGTGATCGCCGCCATGCCGTAGCCGCCAAGGGCTGCAATGCTTTTGAGGTCGGCCTGGACGCCCGCGCCCCCTGAAGGGTCCGATCCGGCAATGGACAGCACCCGCGGGACGTCACGCAGCACCCGGACCGCAGAAGATCGGCCTGGTCCGGGCTGGACCTCAGCCCGGGTTGCTGGGGTCTCCGGCAGGGTCGCCGCGGGTGTTGCAGGAGGAAGGACAGAAGTTGAAGCCAAAGGAGACATCCCTTCGCCGGTGCTAACCGGACAGGTTCAACGGGTGTGGATCTCAGCCGGCTCTCTGCGCGGCACCCCGTGTCAGTCACCAGCCTAGCGTTCCTCGCGACTTAACGCCGGACGCCCGGACGCAGCCTGTGAATCACAGGCTGCGTCCGGGCGCCGTTGTATTGGCTTGCCCTGCTGCTTGGTCAGAGCTCCGAGGCCGGAACCCCTACGCCCAGGATGATGGGCGCGTTGGCGGCAACCGGCTTGTCGGCCACAGGAGCCTTGACGGGCTCCGGTGCCTTGGCGGCGTGGGTGTGTCCGGCGGCAGCCGCCGGAACGGCTTCGTGATGCTCTACGGACGTGGCGTTGGCTGCGCCCTGGGCACGGCTGGCACTCCGGTTCCGCCGGGGACGGCGGGCGCGGGGCTCCTCGGTGTGGTCGGAGTAATCCCTCTCCGCCGCGGCTGGCTGCTGCTGGCGGGCAGGTTCGGCCGCCCGGCTTTCAGTTGCATGAACTGCCGGCAGCGTGCTTTCCGCTACAGGAGCCGGCTCACCAAGGTGGGCGAAGGCCTCCGCGAGGCGGTCAAGTGTCAGGGCAGGTGCGTGCGGCTGGTCATCGTGGTGCGCAACGAACGGAAGCACCACCTGCTCGCCGCCGAATGTCAGCACTGCGGCCGGGCGGCCGCTGGAGTCCGTTTCGGACTGCCCAACCGGAGCCGGCACTGGAGCCGCAGGCTGCCGGCCCGCGGCAGCTGATGCGTGCGCCACCTCGTCGTCATGCAGATGCGCAGCGTGGGCTGCGGCCGCAATGTTCGCAAGCGCCGCCCGCGTGGCCTCCGCCTTCGCATGGCGCTCGGCATCGCTGGCCTCCGGGTGGACCGTGTGGATCTGCACCGGAGCTGCCGGTGCTGTTTCCAGCGGCTGGCCACTCCGTCCGCGGCGGCGCTTCCGGTCAGTGCGGCCACCCGGCTGGCTGTCCGGGCGCTGGCTGTCAGTCCGCACGCTGTCAGTGCGCTGGGCTTCCGGGCGGCTGTCTACCCGCTGCACGTGGTGCTCCGCGGCTACCGTGTTGGCGCGGCGGTGTTCCACGGGGTCGTCGTGGGTGACAATTCCGCGGCCTGCACAGGTTTCACACTGCTCGCCGAAGACTTCCAGGAGCCCGGTGCCCATGCGCTTGCGCGTCATCTGCACGAGGCCCAGCGAGGTCACTTCGGCCACCTGGTGCTTGGTCCGGTCGCGGCCCAGGCATTCCACCATGCGGCGCAGGACAAGGTCGCGGTTGGATTCGAGGACCATATCGATGAAGTCGATGACGATGATGCCGCCGATGTCGCGGAGCCGGAGCTGCCGGACCACTTCTTCAGCTGCCTCGAGGTTGTTCTTGGTGACGGTTTCCTCGAGGTTGCCGCCGCTGCCGGTGAACTTGCCGGTATTGACGTCCACCACGGTCATGGCTTCGGTGCGGTCAATGACCAGCGAGCCGCCCGAAGGCAGGAAGACCTTGCGTTCCAGGGCCTTGTGGATCTGCTCATCGATCCGCCACGCAGCGAAGATGTCCTGGTCCTTGGTCCACTTTTCCAAGCGGCCCACGAGGTCCGGGGCCACATAGGTGACGTAAGCCTCGATGGTGTCCCAGGCCTCTTCACCGGAGACGATCAGCTTGGAGAAGTCCTCGTTGAAGACATCACGGACCACCTTGATGGTGAGGTCAGGTTCGCCGTAGAGCAGCTCCGGCGCGAGGATCTTGGTGGACGTGGACTGGCTTTCGATGCCCTCCCACTGCGCGCGCAGCCGGTTGATGTCGTGTGTGAGCTCCTCTTCCGAGGCGCCTTCGGCAGCGGTGCGGACGATGACGCCGGCGTGCTCCGGGAGGCGGTCCTTGAGGATGCGCTTGAGGCGGTTTCGCTCGACGTCGGGCAGTTTGCGGGAGATTCCGGTCATGGAGCCGCCAGGCACATAGACCAGGTAGCGGCCGGGCAGCGAGATCTGGCTGGTCAGGCGTGCACCCTTGTGGCCCACGGGATCCTTGGTGACCTGGACCAGGACGGTGTCGCCGGACTTGAGCGCGTTTTCGATCCGGCGCTGCTTGCCTTCGAGGTTAACTGCCTCCCAGTTCACTTCACCGGCGTACAGGACGGCGTTGCGGCCGCGTCCGATGTCAACAAACGCCGCTTCCATGGACGGCAGGACGTTCTGCACCTTGCCGAGGTAGACGTTGCCGATCAGGGAGTCCTGCTGGGTCTTGGAAACAAAGTGCTCGGCCAGGACGCCGTCTTCGAGGACGCCGATCTGGATTCTGTCGTCGCGCTGGCGGACGATCATCTGCCGGTCAACTGATTCGCGGCGGGCCAGGAACTCGGCCTCGGTGATGACCGTGCGGCGGCGGCCCGTGTCGCGGGATTCGCGGCGGCGCTGCTTCTTGGCTTCGAGGCGCGTGGAACCCTTGACTGAGGTGACGCGGTTGTTGACCGGCGCTTCGGTCGCGGCGCGCGGCGCGCGGACACGGGTCACCGTGTTGGGCGGGTCGTCGCCTTCGCCGCCGGTCAGTTCCAGATCCTGGTCGCCACGGCGGCGGCGGCGGCGACGGCGGGACGTCACGCCCTCATCGGCCTGCCCGGCGGACTCCTCATCGGTTTCTTCGGCTGCGCCTTCGTCGCCTTCGGTTTCCCCGTCAGCATCGCTTTCGCCTGTGCGGCTGCGGCCACGGCGGCCACGGCTGCGGCGCCTGCGGCGGCCGTTGGCGTCGTCCGCTTCGCCGTCTTCGGCGTCGTCCTCTTCCGGCTCTTCAACCGCGGCAGCAACCGGCGCGGGGCGGACCACGGTGCTGAGGTCGGGGGCCTGGAAAAGCACCGACGTGGTGGACGCCGGCTCAAGGAAGAGTGAACTGAACGGGCTGGCAGTCTCAGCAGCAGCCGGCTCTTCAAGCGGCGCGGCGGCAGCATTGACCGGGGCAACGGCGGCAGCATTGACGGGGGCGACGGCGGCTGCTGCGGGCTCGGCGGCCTCCGCAGCGGCGACTTCCTCTGCTTCGGGGGCCAGCGTTGCTGCAGTTGCAGGGGCTGCCTGCTCTGGAGCGGCCTGTTCCACGGCCGCGGGTGCGATGTCGGGGGCAGAGGTTTTGCGCGTGGCCACGCGGCGGCGGCGGACAGGCTTGGTCTCCGCTGCAGCCTCGGGGGCTGCGGCTCCGGCCTCAGGTTCGACGGCGGGCTCTACGACGGTCTCGGTAACAACGGCGGCAGGTGCCTCCAGAACCTCAGCAGCGAAGGCCGGCAACGGTTCGGCGGTCTCGACCTTCTTACGTGCGCGGGTGCGGCGGACCGGCGCCTTAGGCTCCGGTGCGGCGTCCGTCGCAGGCTCAGCCTCGGCCGCCTCCTTTACCGGTGCGGAATCTGCTACCGGTGCGGAATCTGCGGCCTTCGGCACTGCCTTCCGGCGTGTCCGGGTGGCCTTCTTGGGCGCTTCCGTGGCCTCGGCGACGGCTTCATCATTAACGGCTGGTGTTTGTTCGTTTTCCATATGTGGCAACACTCCTGCCCCTGGCGTACCGCCACATCCGGCACCCATTGGGGCACATATTGTCAAAACCCGCAGGCGTTGACAGAAGTCAAGTGGATACTCCCAGGTTCGCACCGGCAGAGGGGTGCGGCAGCCCGTGGGAGCCGTCGGCTGTGTCCTGAAACCCGTTGTTCTACACGCCACAACCAGGTGCCGACCAATGGAATTGCGGGAAGCCGGATCAGAGAATCCGAAGCCTGCCCTGCTCATCATTGGCGGTCTTGAAACAAGCCACCGGACCGGAGTCCGAATGTGGGTCGGCCTCCAGCCATGTTCATTCTCTCACACCCGGGCTGAAAGGCGGCGGAACCACGGGCAACGGATCGGTACATGAGTGCGCTGACTGAATGCTGCTTGCAGCCACCGGCGTTACAATCGGGGCAAGGAGCACCCGAAGCAAAGGACGCCACACACCATGCCCAGCATTTCCTCCCACGGCACCGACACGCCGGCTGCCTCCCCTCCTGCGGAGCCGTTAGCCGCCACGCCCGGGAGCGTGCCGCCGATGGCACGCAACCGGCCCTTCGGGTGGCTATTGGTCATCACCGGCGCCATCGGCTGGCTGGCCTCCGGAGCGCTGGTCCTGGAAAAGCTCGCTGTCCTCGAGGATCCGAATCACGTAACGGCCTGCGACGTTAATCCGTGGATCTCCTGCGGCCAGGTTATGCAGACGTGGCAGAGCTCGGCGTTCGGGTTCCCTAACATGTTCATTGGCATCGTGGCGTTCGCCGTCATCATCACAGTGGGCATGGCCCTGCTCTCCGGCGCCACGTTCGCACGCTGGTACTGGGCAGGACTCCAGGCCGGCGTCACGCTCGGCTTCGCGTTTGTGGTGTGGCTCTGGTCCCAGGCCCTCTACGACATCCACATCCTGTGCCCGTTCTGCATGATTGTCTGGGCCGCGATGATCCCGCTCTTCGTCTGGGTAACCATCCGAAACGTCGTCCACGGCATCATCCCCGTCCCCTCAGGTGCAGCACGCGTGCTGGGCGAATCAGGCTGGATCATCACGGCGTTGCTGTACGTGGCAGTCATCGCCAGCATCTTCTTCGCGTTCATCCAGGTGTTTGCCGGAACCTCAGGCTTCTAACGCGGACCCCGCACAAACGCACAAAGGCGCCAACGGACAAGCGCGAACGGACACTTGAGGCCCCGGTTTCCCGGGGCCTCAAGTGTCCGTTCGCGCTGTGGACTCAAATGTCCGTTCGCGCAGTTCGCGGGTGGACTTTAGTCCTGGAACCAGATCTTGATTTCGCGCTCGGCCGAGTCCACGGAGTCAGAGCCGTGGACCAGGTTCTGCTGGACCTTCAGGCCCCAGTCGCGGCCGAAGTCGCCACGGATGGTGCCGGGAGCCGCAGTGGTGGGATCCGTAGTGCCGGCCAGGGACCGGAAGCCTTCAATGACGCGGTGGCCTTCGAAGATCGCGGCCACCACCGGTCCGCTGAGCATGAATTCAACGAGGGGCTCGTAGAACGGCTTGCCCACGTGTTCTTCGTAGTGCTGCTCCAGCAGTTCCCGGCTGGCGTCAACCTTCTTCAGTTCGGCGAGGGTGTAGCCTTTGGCCTCAATGCGGCCCAGGATGGCGCCGCTGAGGTTGCGGGCAACGCCGTCGGGCTTGATCAGTACCAGGGTGCGCTCAATGGTCATAGCTGCTCCAATGCGTAATGGGTGGTTTCGGGACAATTCTACGAGGCTTCCGGGGTGTCCCCGTGCGACGCGTTCCACTCGGCCTGGTCGCGTTCGCGCTTTGCGGCTTCGGAGTCGATCCGGATGCCGGTGCGGATCCCATACCACCAGGCCAGGCCGAACAGCCCGCCCACAAGGAACATCATGGGCTCAACGATGCCCGTCAGGATCAGCACAATCTGCAGGATCCAGCCCAGTCCCACGCCCCAGGGCTTGGATAGCACCGCGCAGGCCAGGATCATCACCACGCTCAGTGCGATGCCGATGCCCAGGATCAGCGCCGGCGGAAACTCGCCGCGCCTAAGTCCAAAGACGGCCAGCGTTGCGAAAAAGACCACAAACGCTTCAAGCAGCAGGACGGTGGAGGCAAACATCACCTTGGTGGACCGGCGCTTCTTGGGCATTCCCGGGCGCCACTCGCGCTGCGCTTTGGTCAGCTTCGCCACGGCTAGGCCTCCGTCTTTCCGAGCAGGATCCGGGCTTCCGCCACCAGGGTGATGGACCCCGTCACCAGCACGCCGCCGGAGAGGTCGTCGCTGGCTTCGGCGCGTTCCACGGCCCATTCGA
Proteins encoded in this window:
- the ndk gene encoding nucleoside-diphosphate kinase — protein: MTIERTLVLIKPDGVARNLSGAILGRIEAKGYTLAELKKVDASRELLEQHYEEHVGKPFYEPLVEFMLSGPVVAAIFEGHRVIEGFRSLAGTTDPTTAAPGTIRGDFGRDWGLKVQQNLVHGSDSVDSAEREIKIWFQD
- a CDS encoding vitamin K epoxide reductase family protein, which codes for MPSISSHGTDTPAASPPAEPLAATPGSVPPMARNRPFGWLLVITGAIGWLASGALVLEKLAVLEDPNHVTACDVNPWISCGQVMQTWQSSAFGFPNMFIGIVAFAVIITVGMALLSGATFARWYWAGLQAGVTLGFAFVVWLWSQALYDIHILCPFCMIVWAAMIPLFVWVTIRNVVHGIIPVPSGAARVLGESGWIITALLYVAVIASIFFAFIQVFAGTSGF
- a CDS encoding Rne/Rng family ribonuclease — its product is MENEQTPAVNDEAVAEATEAPKKATRTRRKAVPKAADSAPVADSAPVKEAAEAEPATDAAPEPKAPVRRTRARKKVETAEPLPAFAAEVLEAPAAVVTETVVEPAVEPEAGAAAPEAAAETKPVRRRRVATRKTSAPDIAPAAVEQAAPEQAAPATAATLAPEAEEVAAAEAAEPAAAAVAPVNAAAVAPVNAAAAPLEEPAAAETASPFSSLFLEPASTTSVLFQAPDLSTVVRPAPVAAAVEEPEEDDAEDGEADDANGRRRRRSRGRRGRSRTGESDADGETEGDEGAAEETDEESAGQADEGVTSRRRRRRRRGDQDLELTGGEGDDPPNTVTRVRAPRAATEAPVNNRVTSVKGSTRLEAKKQRRRESRDTGRRRTVITEAEFLARRESVDRQMIVRQRDDRIQIGVLEDGVLAEHFVSKTQQDSLIGNVYLGKVQNVLPSMEAAFVDIGRGRNAVLYAGEVNWEAVNLEGKQRRIENALKSGDTVLVQVTKDPVGHKGARLTSQISLPGRYLVYVPGGSMTGISRKLPDVERNRLKRILKDRLPEHAGVIVRTAAEGASEEELTHDINRLRAQWEGIESQSTSTKILAPELLYGEPDLTIKVVRDVFNEDFSKLIVSGEEAWDTIEAYVTYVAPDLVGRLEKWTKDQDIFAAWRIDEQIHKALERKVFLPSGGSLVIDRTEAMTVVDVNTGKFTGSGGNLEETVTKNNLEAAEEVVRQLRLRDIGGIIVIDFIDMVLESNRDLVLRRMVECLGRDRTKHQVAEVTSLGLVQMTRKRMGTGLLEVFGEQCETCAGRGIVTHDDPVEHRRANTVAAEHHVQRVDSRPEAQRTDSVRTDSQRPDSQPGGRTDRKRRRGRSGQPLETAPAAPVQIHTVHPEASDAERHAKAEATRAALANIAAAAHAAHLHDDEVAHASAAAGRQPAAPVPAPVGQSETDSSGRPAAVLTFGGEQVVLPFVAHHDDQPHAPALTLDRLAEAFAHLGEPAPVAESTLPAVHATESRAAEPARQQQPAAAERDYSDHTEEPRARRPRRNRSASRAQGAANATSVEHHEAVPAAAAGHTHAAKAPEPVKAPVADKPVAANAPIILGVGVPASEL
- the thiD gene encoding bifunctional hydroxymethylpyrimidine kinase/phosphomethylpyrimidine kinase; translated protein: MSPLASTSVLPPATPAATLPETPATRAEVQPGPGRSSAVRVLRDVPRVLSIAGSDPSGGAGVQADLKSIAALGGYGMAAITALTVQNTQGVQAVHVPPASFLGQQLDAISDDITIDAVKIGMLGDAAVIGVVRDWLEKVRPAVVVLDPVMVATSGDRLLQESAEAALREMLPLADLITPNLAELAILVGEPQARQWHDALGQGQRLSAATGATVLVKGGHLDGGACPDALVNAAGLLAREVVEVSGDRIPTRNSHGTGCSLSAAMATAQARLGDWEASLRKVKPWLVGALQAADQLEVGAGNGPINHFHHMQQVPAAGEFAETLRRASEPDLAAIYGLDFIRDLAAGTLAEEQFAYYLAQDAIYLNGYSRVLARASALAPTEAAQLFWAKSAQQCLEVESELHRTWLSTRTVDSVLGPVTKSYVDHLLAASASGSYAVLVAAVLPCFWLYAEVGQTLHAEFLAAGAPAAHPYADWLRAYADEDFAQATRDAIALADDAGRSASTGERAAMLVAFRQSCRFEVDFFDAPRIHS